DNA from Coffea arabica cultivar ET-39 chromosome 10c, Coffea Arabica ET-39 HiFi, whole genome shotgun sequence:
CTTAAACTCATGCGGACAACATGTGCCAAGATTAGGTATTTAAGTGGCGAACTAAATAGGGATTGGAGTTGACATAACTCATCTTGTTTGCGAAAAATGAATAGTTCTTgcatttgtttggattgcgatttttcttccaacaaattttGAACTAATCTTTCTTATGCTACTATCACCTGTATACACCGACAGAGTTGAATAAATATCACGTTATTTAAATTCGATATTTGAACATTAAAATTTATATACGTGACATGATACGGAGCATTTATCtatgaaaattttataaaaaaatagcaatccaaaaccGTGAACTCCCTCGGAGTTTGTGCACCATCGTCCGTGACGGGAGCCGAAAACAGAAATAAGGGTCTACGAGGTGAGAAATGCACGTGCGACGCAGGCTGGTGCGAGAACTTGAGTACTGGTATAAGAGAGAGACCAGCGGATGTGAACGTGGGGATTAGCTTGAATGATGGTACGTAGCTGCGTCACCATGGTGTCACGTCCTTGTAGTGGCGTTGGagttataataataaaaaacagAATGAATATTAGTACTAGCttgattttaatttaaaaaagaaaaaaaaagatgatgcaaTTAAGTGATTTAACTGTTTCGAAAAATATGTACAAGgtaagaaaataaatatttttaatatgaGCGTGAGATACCTAAATGCTATGCTTTTCTTTCTATAATGAATCCTATCTTGTTTCATCGTCAATCCAAGCTGTTTATGGTTCTATCTATCTCTGTTAATGGCaatttaatcattttaaaattcgtTGAAGTGGGAAAGTCAGCAAAGATTGAGGTATTAAATTCGTTAACCTCAGATTTGCGTCTTGGTATCTGTATCCATCTGTATCGTTTTggtaataattaaacaattggTATTGGATTTGGGGCTCTGGCAAACAGAGGAGCGTATAATTTATTTGTACCAGTATTTCTTTGCTGTCCCGATGGAGCGTATAATTGCTAGAAGATCCGATGGTTTACCAAATTGCTGTTGTCCTAGTAtgattcctctttttttttttttttccttttttaatagGATTTTTCTAGCGGGTAACACTCATTATCAcgttcaaattttacataacctatcatgtatatatatatactaataattatacattttatctaattaattttaacttttcaaaaatCTAACACCTGATATATAGCTTAACAACCGTTAGAGAGATCATTTTCAATTATATTAATCCGTTTAGGTTGCTGTTTTCTGAAATtgttatagaaaaatatattgtaacgatttgatgtatatgagataaaaaaaaggtGCTCGAGAAATGTGATCacagaaagtaaaaaaaaatttttgacgaAAAAAGGCAATCCAAAACAGGTAAGAGTACTAAAGTCACGAGAACCTAATGTGATACTTTTGTATTTTTACTCTTGACAGCAGGAATAAATGAGTTTGGAATTGGTAAAAGGTTTTTGTTATTTGGTATACCCTTTCTTGAATGCTCTAGAATGGTTAGTTCAcgtgacaaaagaaaaagagtgcAATATTGGCTGGTGCATTGCATGGCCCTTCGCATTAAACCCCTTTGAAATTCTAGTAGATTAGGATGCGCAGTCTTCTTGCTGACCGTCAGATTCAATATGAAAATATGAATTCCCCCACTTTTTAGTAAATTATTTCGTCTGAAATGTGCAACTCCTAGCCAACAATTATTCTTGAACAGCAAAATGTTGGAAATGGTAGATTAAACATGCGATTGAGATTTTGAGTTATAGCAAATTTTGCTTTTTCAAGTGGCTATTGCTTAGATAGGTTTTCGTGCTCATATTTAATTTACCAGTTAAACTACTTGCAAAGGGCTATAATCTTCCCAATTATCAGCACCTCACCCGCTTATAAATGGGCTAATTGATTAGAATATAGgtgtaaaaaagaaaagtcacaCACTTGTGGATCTGACAGAGTCCATGTATAAAATTATGGGTACCGGGCTGAGACAGCCCGGCACCTGacagaaactttttttttttttaacatgtcagacagcccggcacctgacatattttttttgacaaaagatgtCAAGTGCCGGGCTGTGTCAGCCTGGCACCTGACATCCAATTGAGTGAATTGCAATTCATCCAATTGAGTCAATTGAGTGAATTGCAATTCACTTTATTTGTTAAGCTAgttgataaatgcaattcaCTTTAATTAGTTTAGtggattaattagtttaattaattgaGTGAAGTAATTTTAAGAGATTcgattaaatgcatttaattaaGGTGATGgtttaatttattatttattaaatattcatttatttgttataaatgatttaattatttaattataatgcattatttgttgttatttgttattattagttgttatttaattacactttatttgttgttatttGTTATACTATTTGTTATTATTCGTTGTTATTTAATTACCCTTTAGTTGTTGttatttgttatttatttgttattatttcttATAATTATAGAATcgcaattatttatttatttgttataaattatatatatttgattcaattaattaattattcaaaTAAGCATATTAATGAGGTTCTAAAATGCTATCAACACTCATCTCTAATAGGTATAACATGTCAAGTGATAATTGCTTGGTCATTCAAGTATATTGGGGTGAAAAAATTATAAACGAAGGAGGGTCAATTTCATATGATCCTTCTATACCGAAACAAGTGTTGTTCCTTACAGAGATGGTAGGTTATGATGATTTGGTAGACAAAATATACAATCTTTTGGGTTTAGATCGGAATCTTCTGGGTAGACAAAATATACAATCTTCATTACATGTTTgctaaatatcaaatattataaTATGGGAATTTAGCCTTTTATTATTTGAATGCTTATCATTATTTTTATATCTAGCCATTTCACCGTTGTCACGCTAtgcattttttcctctttttttggtccttttttttatatattgcaCAATAAATTTAGTTTTACAAAATTATAGTGAACattaaaaattacataaaaaTTCTAACAAATAATTTCTCAACAATTTGAGAACTACATCTTATTACAAAATGAATGGtatattttgtttgaaaaaattttcataGTTTAACATTCTATAGGAGTAATTAGTGATTTTGCACAaatctattttcttctttttcttacgTTTCAACTTTGAAATGtaaattaattaacttaaaTTTCAAAGTATTTAGTACTTCAGGTCGACTCAGCTttttattaaactttttttcttgttttggttttttgatttttttttgtatgggagatttatgaaattatcctcACAATACAAACtacgaaaaaaattcaaaacttaAATAGATGTTCTATTAGTATGCATTATGTTCAATTggtaaaatgcaaaaattcaaTATAAGTACCAACACGAGAATGAATACAAAATCTAAAatgtttagggtttagggttttggGTTCAAGGTtcagggtttagggtttagggttttgatCTTTAGGGTTTAGGCTTTAGGCTTTAGGGATTAGGGTTtttaggtttagggtttagggtttagtgtttagggtttaaagtttagggtttagggtttagggtttagtgTTTAGTGTTTAGGGTTTTGATCTTTTGCATGATGCAACGTGTCACAAATTGCGATTGATAATTACTAATCATATCACAATTTCAGCCTTACGATATTTTCTTGCGAATAAAATGAGAAGCTATAAATGAAAgaggaaaattcaaaattaaaagaatatgAATACTAGATAATTGTATTTCAAGTCAAGTGATTTGAATTCTACTGGGAAAGTTTCACTAAGAAATTTTTGTTATTCGGCACATTTTGTTTGGTAgacttattaatttttttttatttttcagaaaaattcggtcaGGTACCAGGCTGACACAGTCCAACACCTGatagattttttaaaaaaatttcctgTCAGGTGTGATTCTATAATTATAAGAAATAATAAGAAATAATATAACAAATAACGACAAATAAAGGGTAATTAAATAACAACGAATAGTATAACaaataacaacaaataaagtgtaattaaataacaacaaataatgcattataattaaatcatttataacaaataaatgaatatttaataaataaaaaattaaacctaATTCATCACCTTAATTAAATGCATTTGATCGAATCTCTTAAAATTAATTCACtcaattaattaaactaattaattcaCTAAACTAATTAAAGtgaattgcatttatcaacTAGCTTAACAAATAAAGTGAACTGCAATTCACTCAATTCGATGTGAATTGCAATTCACTCAATTGAGTGAATGTGAAATTCACATTCACAATTGGATGTCAGGTGCCGGGCTGACACAGCCCAGCActtgacatctttttttttaaaaaaatgtgtcaggtgccgggctgtctcagcccggcacctgacatgtttttaaaaaaaaaaagtttctgtCAGGTGCCGGGCTGTCTCAGCCCGGTACCCATTGTTTTATACATGGACTCTGTCAGATCCACAAGTGtctgacttttcttttttacacCTATATTCTAATCAATTAGCCTTATAAATGCACCTTAAATCCTTACCTGCTCATTTTTCTAATTTGTTGCTTTTATTATTGTTTTAATCGTAAAATCTCCAATTTACGTGGTATCGGATGCAAGTGTAACCCTCTTTGGCACATAAAACAAAGTAATACGTAGGTGTGGCAATTTTCTGATACGACATGAATTTAACACGAAATTAATAGATTTTGACTGAGACTTTGCGGGTTCTAAGTAGAATCGGGTCAAACCCGATGAACTCGAAAAGAAAATAGGTCGGATTCAATTCATTCACGGGTTGACCCGATAACTcgtttatgaattaaaaaataatttaataaatgtaaaaaatattttatttaactaaactaagttattcttttttttttagaggcATTAACCActtaggttccgtttgataaaattgaatctgaattctaaagtctaaattctgaaatctgaatgcTAAAGCAATTAATTTACTGAATTaagcattgaaaagaaatatatgaatctctaaattttaatgctaaacatatttatactgtttgataaacatttataactgaatgcttagtaacttaaatttgataattttgcccttatatcttttcatccaaaaaagaaatagaacctatgatttaattaacttaaaatAGTTAGAtatgaaaatgataatatttatttttaaatcaaattaatataaaatatGCAATATATTATACGAGGAGTATGAACAAGATTTGAAAGACATTATAAAGGGAGAAAAgataaatagaaaaatagaaaaatgttaAATAGAAAATATCAGACTGTTTGATTAGATAAAAATTTTGAGCATAATTACcaaacaagggtagatttggtagataagataaggtagttctaataattctattgattctttttagaattaagcattcagttaggatttttgtactgaaaaaaatatacataaattcAGCACTGCATAGCAAGTTCAGcatatgaatttttatttatcaaacattcaaaatatctgaatatctgaaaaaattcagtttcaatacttttttatgttattaaACAGAcccttaatcctaaatgaatttatttaacttgtatgaagttgggattgttatgtttggacaaatgatgtattatattattttctacttttatagtgttttaatttatttcaattctAGTTTGGGATAAAAAACATTTACtgtattttaatttatttcagatCTGGTTTGGGATTGTTTTATCAAGATTTTTATTGCTTGATTATGTAGTCTTGTGCGGAATAagttttgttagaaattatagtGGCAAATTCATAAATTGGAGTTATGTTTCAAGTCATATCAAGTCATTCGAGTAACCCATTCAACTCGAAAATTTCGAGTTTAGGTTAGATATCCTGACCCGTCACGAGTTGGAAGGTCAGATTCAAGTCAGCAGGTTTCCTGTTGTACCTAGGTCTCAATTCGACTCATCAACCTGTCATCCACCTGATTGCCACCTCTAGTAATACGTAGTTGCACTATAACTCACACCACTTGTATACTTCTCGTAGCATTTAGACCTAGCTTCCTCGTGAATTTGTTCACGATATTTGTCCACAGTAATAAAGCATTGAGAAGCTATTACTTGTCTCTTTGTTACCccctcttcattttttttggcggaaattcaatcaattttgttcTAATTCAAGGTGCAAACAAGTCATATTTAATTGAGCCGTTCGCGAGTTTATTTGGTCGAAACTCAAGTTGATTTTGAAACACTTGAACTTGAGCTTTACAGATGAAAGTCAAATTTTCGTTAGGTTTAATAGAgctaaatcaaatatattttggaggcttcttttttaatatttattgcTATCAAATGTGTATCATATGCCCTGTTTAAATTTATACAAAATATATATCATTTAAACTTGATTGAATTCAAATCAACTTGATTGGACTCAAGTTTGCTAAGAGTTCAAACTCAagtaaactaaaaattaaattgaGTTCAATTTCGAGTTCAAGTTTTAAGAATTTGACGAACTAAAATCGAAGCATTTTAGCTCGAGTACACGATTCAAGTAGCACCCATAGTTACAATCCTCTTTGCCTTTCGTTTGGGCCAAGTCAATCGCAAATCCAATTGGTGAGTCGTGATATACCATGACCTACAGAAATACTGAAATAGAAGCCATCCATTGCAGGCAAGAAACGAAAACAACAACGTTGCTCAATCTGGTGTGCATAAAAAGCCCAAGACCGAAAAGGCCCCATTTTCAACTCAACTACAAACGTGCAAtccaatatttaaaaaaaaaaaaacatatattaGTGCCCCAACTCCATTATCCTCTCGGAGCTGTGGAGGAGGAAAACCAGACACAAAAGAAAATGTCAGTCTCAGCCATATTCGGTACACGGATGGTGACGATGCGGAACCCAGTTGCGATAAGCGGTGGCGCCACCAAAAACACGGCGGCAACAAGAATTGTTCCTGCGGGCGATTTCAGCGGTAGCGGTGGTGTTGGGTTGGTGATAGAATGCTCATCGAGGCCACAGAAGAAGGCAACAGCACATCACAAGAAGACTCGCCCGCGTAAGTCTCAACCGTGGGACATCCGCCGACGTGGGCCCACTGTTTACCCGCCTCTCCCTCCTCTGCCGCCGGAGTGGACCTTTGTCACTGAGACCACGGCTGATGGTCAGTCTACCGCTCCTACTCCTCCTCAGCCAGCTGAGTCCTGATAGTGGCTTCTTTGGTTCATTGGCCTTCTAGGTTTACCATTTTATGTCAACATGCTTGAGGGTAAAATTGCTTGAGgttgttatttattttactcCAACTTTTATTTTCAAACTTAAATGCAACTTTAACATATGTTGGGTATTTTAAAGGagcaccctttttttttcactgtGCACATTGGTAAATTTGTATCTGCAATCAATGATAACATATGTTTTGTGTGTCAGTCTCGGCCTTATCACTTGTACCATCAGCTTTGGCGCAACATTTGGTAGAGAATATATTACAGATCATTCATTCAACTGAAACAGTACACAGAAAGTTGCCTCTTAAACGGCCAAAACTCTGGGACTTAGTGGCTGGTTAATTGTTTTTTTCCCGCAAATGAGGAAgggggaaaaaggaaagaaatactTAAAGAAAGACAGACTGGTTGGTTCATTTGCCTCTGAAGGACAAAGGACGTGCCTGCATTGCTTCCTGATGATTTGAAACATTTATTTTCGTCCAAATAAGTTTTGATGTTTTGAAACGTGTAATCTAGACTTTCTCTCGATGcccaacaaaaagaaaaaggaaaacaaaagagaaaatgaattCATCGACTCATCTTATTAACCACAAAGTAATGTGGGTTGTATTGCCTTAGGATCCTCTTTTCTGGAGTGTTTTTCACACTTTTCTGAGTTTGACGTCCAAACGAAGAGTTGCAACTACTACTGACATGATACGGAAATTCTTCTGCTTTTAGTTTTAGCGTGCTTACTGCTGACGAACCTTTCCAAGTTGAGGACTTGAATCGGCCAATATGGAAATTCTCCGAACGAGCAACACTGACGAGACCATGCTCAGGTTTAGTTCCATATGTCCAGCTGACAGGATAACTGCTTGCCCATCAGATGAACCTTTTTGATTTGCAAGTACAGAACCCAGATAGTTTGAAAGCCATGGACACGGTTCTCCCTACTGCAGACCTGTTTCCAGTTTTCACTTGTGCCGCTGAATCCGTGCTTGACACAAAATCATAGTAAGCTGATGAACCCGATAACAAATACGAATATGCTACAGAGATGCTACGAGTTCAAAACCGCTCTTCCAAGGTGATTCGAACCACAGGGTCTACACAGAAACTACCACAAAAATGAAACCTCATGAAGGCGGGCGAAAACACCATTGTaacacaaaaaggaaaaattctctGGTAAAACTTAGAAAGACGTATACATTCCACTAAAAGGATATACAGTTGTGCAGCATTGGCCGCCCACTCCAAATTAGATAATACATAATAGAGAATGTAAACCGGAGAATAAGAAGAAAtcaaaaatacaaaaagagaTCAACAGATAGCAATGGCTAAGGTGGTTGGTTAATTAGGACTGTACAAGCTGGATCAGCCAAATTCTTCCCTCTACGCTAGCAGGATCAGAAGATAACTTGGAAAATCTCCTTCAAATTTCCAGCATAGGAACTGCTTTGCAGCAGCATGGAGTCCACCACATGTACAGTTGGGAATTTCTTCGAGTTGTACAGCTTTGCTGATAAGCACTCTCTCTCAAAAGctgcttcccaagcttccagcGCAGTCATCATCTCTACTTGCTCCCTGCTAGACTCAGGAGAAAATCTGTGAATATATGCTCATATTCTGGCATTTTCCCATAACCTGCAATATAAGCATACCATGTTAGAGGTCATCTGTAACACTGACACCGCCATAACAATTTCTCCAAACCTAGTCTCCAATAAtataaaagaaacaattaccaGATTCGACATTTACATCAACTAAGGATGTAGCACCAGTTTATATTTTTCCTTACCAGGAAAGTAGTTGATGTCTATGACATAGTATTTGTCTGCTGATCCATGCTCTCGGATGATGTCTAAATTGAAAAGCCGAAGACCCTACATAAGACAAACCAACAATAAGGAATTCAGGAACAATTTCCAATATCGTGATAAGAGGGTCATAAACCAAAAGTCCTTAGTCATGATCcgttatcatgcaattttagGAAATTACCAATCTTCGACGCAGTTCCCTAGCAAGCTTCTCAAGTAATGGTCGCGGAGGAAGCTCTGCAAGGAAAAATATTACAACATAGGAGTCCAGGCGTTAGATCATCAAAATGAATTCCTTAGATTACAAGAGGTTAACAAGCACTTTTAGTTTAAGGAAATGATAGCATatgaatttttgttaaatactcCCCAAGTGTATTTAAAATGATATAGCATATAAACCTTTGTTTTAAATGTTCTAAGAGTGGTAAGTGAGAATTGCTTCAGAGCTCATTGTTACCAGTACCAGATGTAGCCAAGCTGTACTTATTTGGTACAAGAGTTAACACACACATACATGAAAACCATTAAAAATACAAATTGACCAGAAAGGATGATAATCCATGCAAAAatgggaaagaaagaaacataaACAGCCACTTAGCATCAAAAGCTTAAAGGGACAAAATCTAAACTACTGCACAGAAACTAAGGTTTCACGAAAGCTTAGAGATTTTCCATGTATTAGACCAAAAAATCTATACAAGATGATCTGCACCTGCAACAGATGGATCTAGATCCGCTTCATCTGCAGTAGCTGCAGCACAGGAAACCCTTGGAAAGCGGAAGACACCAGCATTCTTTAACAACTCAGGTTTACTGACATCAGGTAATGAGAAACGCCTGACAACCTTAATTGCTTCTCCAACAATATAAACCTTAAAGAGGACACCACCTACAATCGACACAGGTTAAATGTTTCCTTCACCAATGCCACCAGTAATATACTAGAAGTATCtaattccatgtagataaaaaTTGCATACCATGATTAATGAACTCCTGTAGAACAAGTGGCGGCTCTAACTTCTTCAGAGAGTATTGGTCATAAGCCAGCGACAGTTCATGTGACTTTGCAACCAAAGGCTTTGCAACtggaaaaagacaaaaaaataaaaggtcaAGCTCTCATTGGAGGGAGAAACTGCAAATATACTCCACATTCCTTCAGGGAACAAGGAGTCTCAGAAAGAGTAGGAATATCTACTCTTAAGTCTGGAGAAATAAAAACAACACAATAACCATAGAAAGGAACGTATAGAGGTCCATCTATATTTGGAATCTTTCTGAAATATTTCCCACAATATAATTGGCAATCATGACATACCTAAAGGCAGCCTT
Protein-coding regions in this window:
- the LOC113714735 gene encoding inositol-tetrakisphosphate 1-kinase 3 isoform X2, with amino-acid sequence MLEDVADLNLSDAYGKVGVPRQLVIKKDPSSIPDAVNSAGLRLPLVAKPLVAKSHELSLAYDQYSLKKLEPPLVLQEFINHGGVLFKVYIVGEAIKVVRRFSLPDVSKPELLKNAGVFRFPRVSCAAATADEADLDPSVAELPPRPLLEKLARELRRRLGLRLFNLDIIREHGSADKYYVIDINYFPGYGKMPEYEHIFTDFLLSLAGSK